A single Leishmania infantum JPCM5 genome chromosome 14 DNA region contains:
- a CDS encoding putative protein kinase, with amino-acid sequence MVSPHGRSTFAASILTTGTQLTTGNGTASTGGSAGLGANHNGACAFTPSSLSQDGNGGQSRAPRLASHLFLEDGSIPDISLPPATLQSPAVPDGQQHFGCSGGGGHVSVTALDQSRTPLCSAERRASLYDESSALAAVSLPADASRPTAANFVKGELIGKGSYGAVYRGMQRNNNRIIAMKEIRLPGVVEQQLRQPEKLAATAASPAGVSSCPVLPASNSVKGESALAKEVAAIKRELTLLKQLNHPNIVRYLNDEVVDGTLRIYMDYVSGGSVTAALKSYGSFEEPQAAALCFQLLQGLAYMHRRGIIHRDLKGDNLLLETSSQLKIADLGTARSICSSTTMTTNIVGTAYFMAPEVLQPNGAAAGTAADIWSVACCVIEMMTGKPPLSDLPNQFTVMMAIGGSATVPLDKYIPADNTWSSEVLDFVSQCLRANPAQRPTAVELLQHSWFAKFLNVVHVPSMSTPATLNSFLTPPAPPIERPFTLSPQRQMVSPICSPNLTAVLTPGYAGPQYSAGQPESRSSSRTSSRTSRERKGKRDKRVSARRHTRYSTSGATSATSRRSQESSQASTPQYSSSTRTRDGSAQSASLPRSHSHPGRQQGPTSKRRAHAHTPGHGLLKDDSRQSSSSEYAMPHHTCTPGSGSAGAGGGGDGSGDNKTKTVFLPAITHNGSVALSPCGYSLDMLRCSRSLKNSGSSREPVKACLHTTDAENKSRDLLHLGQCLSDHHQSFSRDLVDSSMQHGGVTKAGVESGLSTRGAGSHSMIDDLEGMGQRTLPPSISALPSTSCKNTRASEGAS; translated from the coding sequence ATGGTGAGTCCACACGGCCGCTCGACCTTCGCTGCATCGATCTTGACGACGGGCACGCAGCTGACGACGGGGAACGGAACCGCCAGTACGGGCGGCTCCGCTGGGCTTGGTGCCAATCACAACGGCGCATGCGCTTTCACGCCTAGCAGCCTCTCGCAAGATGGCAATGGAGGTCAGTCCCGGGCGCCACGCCTGGCGAGCCATCTGTTCCTCGAGGATGGATCGATTCCAGATATTTCGTTGCCACCTGCGACTCTGCAGAGCCCGGCGGTGCCGGACGGCCAACAGCACTTTggttgcagcggcggcggtggccatGTGAGCGTCACCGCCCTCGACCAGTCGCGAACGCCGCTGTGCTCTGCCGAGCGGCGGGCAAGCTTATAcgacgagagcagcgcacTCGCTGCTGTCTCCTTGCCCGCCGACGCGTCGCGACCGACGGCGGCAAACTTTGTGAAGGGCGAGCTGATTGGGAAAGGCAGCTACGGCGCTGTGTACCGGGGGATGCagcgcaacaacaacagaatTATAGCAATGAAGGAGATTCGGCTGCCTGGCgtggtggagcagcagctgcggcagcccgAAAAGCTAGCGGCtacggcggcgtcgcctgCGGGTGTGTCGTCGTGTccggtgctgccggcatCGAATTCAGTCAAGGGAGAGAGTGCATtggcgaaggaggtggcggctATCAAACGTGAACTGACGCTTCTCAAGCAGCTGAACCACCCCAACATTGTCCGCTACCTGAACGACGAGGTTGTCGACGGCACGCTGCGCATATACATGGACTACGTCtcgggcggcagcgtcacggcCGCGCTCAAGTCGTATGGCAGCTTCGAGGAGCcgcaggcggccgcgctgtGTTTTCAACTGCTGCAGGGGCTCGCCTACATGCACCGCCGTGGCATCATCCACCGGGATTTGAAGGGTGACAACTTGCTTTTGGAGACGTCGAGTCAGCTCAAAATTGCGGACCTGGGCACCGCCCGGAGCATTTGCtcgtcgacgacgatgacgacaaATATCGTCGGAACGGCGTACTTTATGGCTCCGGAAGTACTGCAGCCGaacggcgcggcggccgggacggcggcggatATCTGGTCCGTTGCCTGCTGCGTAATCGAGATGATGACAGGCAAGCCACCGCTCTCTGACCTGCCGAATCAGTTCACGGTGATGATGGCGATTGGCGGCTCGGCCACGGTGCCGCTCGACAAGTACATTCCAGCTGACAACACGTGGTCCAGTGAGGTGCTGGACTTTGTATCGCAATGCCTGCGCGCAAACCCGGCACAGAGGCCCacggcggtggagctgctgcagcacagctgGTTCGCAAAGTTTCTGAACGTGGTGCACGTGCCGTCTatgtcgacgccggcgacgctGAACTCCTTTCTGACCCCCCCGGCCCCGCCCATTGAGCGCCCTTTCACCTTATCACCACAGCGGCAAATGGTGTCCCCAATATGCTCGCCTAACTTGACCGCGGTGCTCACGCCAGGCTACGCCGGGCCACAGTATAGCGCCGGCCAACCGGAAAGCcgtagcagcagccgcaccagcagccgcaccagcaggGAGCGCAAAGGAAAGCGGGACAAGCGGGTCTCGGCGCGGCGTCACACACGCTACTCGaccagcggcgccacgaGCGCGACATCGCGCCGCTCACAAGAGAGTTCTCAGGCGAGCACGCCGCagtacagcagcagcactcgtACGCGCGACGGATCAGCGCAGAGCGCTTCCTTGCCGCGCTCACACAGCCATCCAGGGAGGCAGCAGGGCCCCACGTCGAAGCGCAGGgcccacgcgcacactcCGGGTCACGGACTCCTCAAGGACGACTCTCGGCAAAGCTCGAGCAGCGAGTACGCGATGCCGCACCACACGTGCACCCCCGGTAGCGgtagcgccggcgccggcggcggcggtgacggcagcGGGGATAACAAAACCAAAACGGTGTTCCTCCCCGCCATCACACACAACGGAAGCGTAGCACTGTCACCGTGCGGCTACTCCCTCGACATGTTGCGTTGCAGCCGATCGCTGAagaacagcggcagctcgcgAGAGCCGGTGAAGGCTTGCTTGCACACTACCGATGCGGAGAACAAGAGCCGAGACTTGCTGCACCTCGGCCAATGCCTAAGCGACCACCACCAGTCCTTCTCCCGCGACCTCGTCGACTCGTCTATGCAGCATGGAGGTGTCACCAAGGCCGGGGTGGAAAGCGGATTGAGCACGCGTGGTGCTGGGAGCCACAGCATGATCGACGACCTGGAAGGCATGGGCCAGCGGACGCTGCCCCCCAGCATCTCCGCACTCCCCTCGACGTCGTGCAAAAACACTCGCGCCAGCGAGGGAGCTAGTTAG
- the SHMT-S gene encoding serine hydroxymethyltranferase (SHMT-S): MASLIPTLAEQDPELANMIELEMSRQFRGLEMIASENLTSKAVLECLGSALTNKYAEGEPGNRYYGGTVFVDMVENLAKKRALAAFGLDPGEWGVNVQPYSGSPANFAVYTALLEPHSRIMGLDLPSGGHLTHGFYTPKKKVSATSIYFESFPYHVKEDGLIDYDALESVALVFRPKMIITGASAYARDFDYERFRHICDEVGSLLFMDMAHTAGLIAGGVLKSPFGYADVVTTTTHKSLRGPRAGMIFYRKKDRQGKPTDHESRINQAVFPGCQGGPHEHQIAAIATQMREVCSPEWKAYAMQVQSNARALAAALSSKGHVFVSGGTDNHLLLWNVRVHGLTGSKVEKLLDAVSISVNKNTIPGDKSAMTPGGIRVGTLALTSRGMVEADMSTVAEFLDRAIVLAKQIQAAMNAMKLSDFVAALQTHAGVAALRKDVEAFATTFAMPSFDVERIKYKDSLPEER; the protein is encoded by the coding sequence ATGGCGTCGCTCATCCCCACTCTGGCTGAGCAGGACCCGGAGCTGGCGAACATGATCGAACTTGAGATGAGCCGTCAGTTCCGCGGTTTGGAGATGATCGCCTCGGAGAACCTGACGTCcaaggcggtgctggagtGCCTCGGTTCTGCCCTGACGAACAAGTACGCTGAGGGCGAGCCTGGCAACCGCTACTATGGCGGTACTGTGTTCGTTGACATGGTCGAAAACCTCGCCAAGAAGCGTGCCCTGGCCGCCTTCGGCCTCGACCCCGGAGAGTGGGGGGTCAATGTGCAGCCCTACAGTGGGTCACCGGCAAACTTCGCCGTCTACactgcgctgctggagccgcaCAGCCGCATCATGGGCCTTGACCTGcccagcggcggccacctcACACATGGCTTCTACACGCCAAAGAAGAAGGTGAGCGCGACGTCTATCTACTTTGAGTCCTTTCCATACCATGTCAAGGAGGACGGCCTGATCGACTACGACGCTCTCGAGTCCGTCGCGCTGGTGTTCCGACCTAAGATGATCATCACCGGTGCCTCAGCCTACGCGCGTGACTTCGACTACGAGCGGTTCCGTCACATCTGCGACGAGGTGGGCAGTCTTCTGTTCATGGACATGGCCCACACGGCCGGTTTAATTGCCGGTGGCGTGCTCAAGTCGCCGTTCGGGTATGCAGACgtggtgacgacgacgactcaCAAGTCCCTGCGCGGGCCGCGTGCTGGCATGATCTTCTATCGCAAAAAAGATCGCCAGGGCAAGCCTACGGACCACGAGAGCCGCATCAATCAGGCAGTCTTCCCTGGCTGCCAGGGCGGTCCGCACGAGCACCAAATCGCCGCTATCGCCACACAGATGCGGGAGGTGTGCAGCCCGGAGTGGAAAGCATACGCCATGCAAGTGCAGAGCAACGCCCGCGCATTGGCAGCCGCGCTAAGCTCCAAGGGCCACGTGTTCGTTTCCGGTGGCACGGACAAccacctgctgctgtggaACGTGCGGGTGCACGGCCTGACCGGTAGCAAGGTGGAGAAGCTACTCGACGCCGTCTCCATCTCCGTCAACAAGAACACTATCCCTGGCGACAAGAGTGCCATGACGCCGGGCGGCATTCGCGTTGGCACTCTGGCGCTGACCTCTCGCGGCATGGTGGAAGCAGACAtgagcaccgtcgccgagtTCCTCGACCGCGCCATTGTGCTGGCCAAGCAAATCCAGGCAGCGATGAACGCGATGAAGCTGAGTGACTTtgtcgcggcgctgcagacgcaCGCGGGCGTGGCCGCCCTCCGCAAGGATGTGGAGGCGTTCGCGACGACCTTTGCGATGCCCTCCTTTGATGTGGAGCGTATCAAGTACAAGGACAGTCTGCCCGAAGAGCGTTGA
- a CDS encoding putative ubiquitin/ribosomal protein S27a, with translation MQIFIKNAAGRSVAVRVSAEDTVASLKAQANVTQGNLFFAGMCLAEEETLAAYGLSKESTVDVVIPVEGGKGKKKKKRIFTKPKKPTHRHKLEKMRALKYFKVTENDDGSYKVERTRQDCPHPQCGAGVYMAQHKDRQYCGKCHLTYKAESK, from the coding sequence ATGCAAATCTTCATCAAGAACGCCGCCGGCCGCTCGgtggctgtgcgcgtgtccgCCGAGGACACCGTCGCCTCCCTCAAGGCACAGGCCAACGTGACGCAGGGCAACCTCTTCTTCGCGGGCATGTGcctcgccgaggaggagacgctcGCCGCTTACGGTCTGTCCAAGGAGTCCACCGTCGACGTTGTCATCCCGGTGGAGGGTGGTAAGGgcaagaagaagaagaagcgcatcTTCACGAAGCCGAAGAAGCCGACGCACCGCCACAAGCTGGAGAAGATGCGCGCGCTCAAGTACTTCAAGGTGACAGAGAACGACGACGGCTCCTACAAGGTGGAGCGCACGCGCCAGGACTGCCCGCACCCCCAGTGCGGTGCCGGCGTGTACATGGCCCAGCACAAGGACCGTCAGTACTGCGGCAAGTGCCACTTGACCTACAAGGCGGAGAGCAAGTAG